The Chitinivibrionia bacterium nucleotide sequence TATATTATATTAGTGTGGAAATTTACAAATTTATTGACTGTAAAGTCGGGAGTAAATAATGGTTAGATTGATTAAATGCTTGGCAATCAGCGCGCTTTTCTTGTCTTTGACAGCTTGCGGAGCAGGCAGAACCGCGGGCGCATCAACAGCGCCTACAGAAGAACAAAGAATACGAATTGCCGAAAGTCAAGCGCAGGCAGAGCAGGCTGAAAGGTCGCTTTTTGACACGAAACTCGAAAGAATACGCTTGGAAGAGCAACTGGAAAACAACGAGCAATAATTATATATTATGCAAACTCCGGTAAAAAAGAGGAAAACGGGAAAATTCGCAGTTTCCGACCTTGACATACTTTCGTTTCGTTCGTTTATGAAACATCACTACAAAGCGATGCTTATTTTTCTTGTTGCGCTTGCGGTATTTTTTCCGTACAGCAGGCGCGATGTTCTTTATATGTATCCACAAGCAGGTGAAATATCAGCAGAGTTAATAATAGCTCCGTTTCCGTTCGATGTAATGAAAACAGACGCAGAAATTCAGGCTGAAAGAGACAGAGTCGCCCAAAGAATTCTGCCGACATTTCGTTATGCATACTCCGCTTTCTCCACTATGGAAGCAAGAATTGACAGCGTAATAGACCTCGCCAAGAACTACAAAAACAACGAAGTTCTGCCGATTTCGCGCGTATTCCTGCAAAACCCTCAAATTCTTGTGGATTTCAGAGAAATTGCGCTTGCCTCCGCACAAAGAGGTATTTTGAACAGAATTGTAGCGATTTCCCCCCAAAACGGCGAGGTACTTCAAAGAGAATACAACACACGGGAAGCGTTTATCTCTTCACCGAGAGGATTTATTGAAATTGTAAGCGGCGAAGGAGACGAACTGCAAGTAAGAACGGTTCCCATAGACAGCGTCGAAAACATACACGCGTTTTATTTCAGAATGGCAAACTACTTGGGAACAAGATACAATGTTCAGTCGAGAGAATTAAGCGCGGCTATGCTCGCACTCGCCCAAAGAGTAGGATTGCCAACCTTGATTTACGACCAGGAATATCACGAAACCCGCCTTGAAAATATGTTTGCGGCAATAAATCCCGTAAAAAGAACGATTATGCGCGACGTAGCGATTATTCGCCCGCACGAATTGGTCACGGAAGACGCGGCAAGAGCATTGGAAGCGCTTCGCTACGAACAAGTCGGACGCGCACAAGAGGCAAACCGAATAAAACCCATCGTTGATACGGCAATAATATTTCTTCTTTTGGCGGCGCTTGTTGTAATTGTAGTCTTTCATTCGGGAACTTACGCCCCGCAGTTTTTAAACAGAGAAAAATTCTTTTTGGCGGTATCAATTATTTGCGCCATTCAGCTTGCACTCATTCGACTTACGCAAACCGCCGCAAGAACGCTTTACGAACATAACGCAGGCATACAGATGGCAGACGGACGAATAGACTTAATCGTATCTTGGGGACCTATATTTACGGCGGTTATTTTGTCGTCGCTTCTTTTCGGCAGAAGAATAAGCTTTCTTTTATCGTTGTTTTTTACGGTTTATATGCTTTTTATCACGCAGTTCAGCACGCCTATTTCGCTCAGCATTCTTTTTGTCGGCGGATTTGTCGCCTATTTCGCGCAAAAAATTCGCTACCGAAAACATCTGCTAACATTAATCATATTTATGGTAGTCGCAAACATTTTAGCGCAACTTATGCTTAACTATATATGCAATACACTTTCGTCGCAAACCCTGTTTTCCGTAATACTCGCGCCTTCTTTAAGCGTGCTGTTGTCGGTAGGTATAGTATATTTGGTGCTCCCGCTTTTTGAATATATGTTCGGAATTACCACGATAACCTCGCTCTTGGAACTCGCAGATTTGAGCAATCCCCTGCTCAAACGCCTTGCAATAGAGGCTCCCGGCACATTCAATCACAGTCTGGCTGTCGGAAACCTTGCGGAACTAGGCGCGGAAGCGGCGGGAGTAAGCCCTATTCTTTGCAGAGTGCTTGCTTATTATCACGACATAGGCAAGATTAAAAATCCGATATTTTTTACGGAGAACCAATTAGACAAAAAGAACCCGCACGATAAACTTACGCCGCTTCGCAGTGCAAAAATTCTTATTAACCACATTAAAGACGGTTGTGAATTATTAGACGATTACAGAATTCCGAAAGTCATAAAAAACGGTGTAATTCAGCACCACGGAACGGGTATGGCAGGTTTTTTCTATCAAAAAGCGCTTGAAACAAAAAAGGAAAACGAGGAAGTTTTACTCGAAGATTTTAGCTATACGGGCGAAAAACCGCAGACAAAAGAGACCGCAATTCTTATGCTCGCCGACAAAGTAGAGGCGATGTCAAAATCGCTAAAAGGAGAAAGTGAGTCGGATTTGCGAAAAAAGATACACGACAACGTGCGGAAAATAGTAATTTCAGGACAATTAGACGAATGCGGACTGACTTTCCGCGAGGTAGTCGATATAGTAAACAGTTTTATGCCTGCGCTAAAAGGCATATTTCACGAAAGAATAGAATATCCGGAGG carries:
- a CDS encoding HD domain-containing protein, which translates into the protein MQTPVKKRKTGKFAVSDLDILSFRSFMKHHYKAMLIFLVALAVFFPYSRRDVLYMYPQAGEISAELIIAPFPFDVMKTDAEIQAERDRVAQRILPTFRYAYSAFSTMEARIDSVIDLAKNYKNNEVLPISRVFLQNPQILVDFREIALASAQRGILNRIVAISPQNGEVLQREYNTREAFISSPRGFIEIVSGEGDELQVRTVPIDSVENIHAFYFRMANYLGTRYNVQSRELSAAMLALAQRVGLPTLIYDQEYHETRLENMFAAINPVKRTIMRDVAIIRPHELVTEDAARALEALRYEQVGRAQEANRIKPIVDTAIIFLLLAALVVIVVFHSGTYAPQFLNREKFFLAVSIICAIQLALIRLTQTAARTLYEHNAGIQMADGRIDLIVSWGPIFTAVILSSLLFGRRISFLLSLFFTVYMLFITQFSTPISLSILFVGGFVAYFAQKIRYRKHLLTLIIFMVVANILAQLMLNYICNTLSSQTLFSVILAPSLSVLLSVGIVYLVLPLFEYMFGITTITSLLELADLSNPLLKRLAIEAPGTFNHSLAVGNLAELGAEAAGVSPILCRVLAYYHDIGKIKNPIFFTENQLDKKNPHDKLTPLRSAKILINHIKDGCELLDDYRIPKVIKNGVIQHHGTGMAGFFYQKALETKKENEEVLLEDFSYTGEKPQTKETAILMLADKVEAMSKSLKGESESDLRKKIHDNVRKIVISGQLDECGLTFREVVDIVNSFMPALKGIFHERIEYPEEGKNGKEQV